Genomic segment of Panicum virgatum strain AP13 chromosome 9N, P.virgatum_v5, whole genome shotgun sequence:
TTGGTATATTGTGATTGTGAAACTTCCGGGAAGGAGTTTACATATCCAATACTTACTTATATATAAAATCGCAACATATACCATGTATTGCTTAAGTCAATATATGGCTTAAAGTCGTTAAGTTGATTTTGGTACAATCAAATTTGTACGTATTTCTTATATTGAAGGGATACATGATTGATTACACGTGGTATTCATTTCAGAATTATTAATTAGATTTTCTTGTATTATATGATTGTCAATAATCTTGACATCATTGGTAATGAACACTTGTGAAGAACATGTTGTAATCTAAAGACGGAGTTTAGAGATGGGAGATACGGTCtaaaccaaaattttattttgtgtttagGATCCAAGTATCTTCTCCCAGGTTTTTGTAGTAAAGCTATCTATATCCATATCATATTGAATTATTTAATATGAAAGGGAATCCTATGGTGGTTCTACCTCATGATAGAGAAAGACATGAGGGGAGATTGTTTTTATGCCATAGTGATTGAATTAAGATAATGGAAAATGTGGTCCATTATCTCTATGCTATTTGTACGCTAATATATATATTGCAAAAGTTCTCGACCGGATATTGTCTTTGCAATAATTTGATATCTAATAGCTGCGCTATTCTACCTAAGGTTGGTAGATTGAAGTTAAGAATAtctttgatattttaaaatagcaCATACGGACTTGGTATAATCCATGATCCGATTACGTGGATATCATGATTTTGGTTATCTATAAGATTCCCAAATTTCATATCATTAAAATAAACTTTACAGGAATATGAAAATACCATTTTGTAATAGTATTTAAGTAGATATTTAATGGTCAATTTCATTAATTATTCTGAGATTGTACTATACAAGGCTGCACATGAATGTGCATAGCTTGGCAGAATGATATATCACATACTGAAGTTATGTGGTATTGATTCTATTGAATCAAAGGTCATTATCTATAAAGGTAATGCAGCTTGTGTTATTTAGATGGAGACAAGTTATACTTAATGCAATATTTCGCATTAAGATGGTTCTGTCCATAGGCCATATGGACATATGAACATTTGCAAACTAAGTATTGTGATAATCTCGTTGAGATTTTCACAAAGTCTACCATATTCCACATTTCAtatgtgttgagtgcattggTATGAAAGGTTTGTAAGTTTCAGGGGGAGAGTCGTCTCTCTGATTAATAACTTGTTGAAAACATCATattgcactcttttctttgtaTGAGTTTTTTCCCTTtgggtttctcatataaagtttttaatgaggcaatatcAACACAAAATTATGTCCTATCATATATTTTTCCCATTGTGGTTTTTGGTGGACGATATTGGAACATACGATACATTGTATTCTTTTTTTATGTGAGTTTTTCCTGTTGAGGTTTCTCATATAAAATTTTTGATGAGGCAATGTCAACATAAAGTTATATGCATGTCATCTAGTTTTCCCCACCGGGGTTTTTGGAAGATGATATTTGAAGCATATTGACCATATGGTCAAGGTGTTATTAGACTAAGACTTTGGATTTATCTCAAGGGTCTACTAACATTGGTAATTATATATTATGGtgtttcttcttattttttccACTGGGTTTTAAGGAGTTTTGCCTAGTATACCGGTATTACTTTGgtttttcccacagggttttCCAAAGATTCTCCTGACATTTTTCCTAAAAGGTTTTTGGGGGAGTTATATACTATATCATATCTTCTGATTTTTCCCATAGGGTTTTCGGGGAGTTATtcgattgattacaagaccacaagaagatcaaattgattacaagaccacaagaaggACAAATTGATCAAAGGGGAGTGTTATGAAGGAATTaggaattagtgatcaattctgtaattaagtaattaattagattaatgaCATCATTTTGATGTCATTAGGGAGTTACTATTCATGAAGGGGTCATCCCAAAAGGACATGTTCTTTGGGCATTTGTCTCTTGGTCTTGTATATAAACACAATCAATCAATAGAGAGGACAACCTTTTTCACTTTCATTTACAATACTCCTCTCCGCATGCATTCATACaatgtctctcctcttttctCATCGATAGACATGCATGCGCCTATATTGGTGGGCTGATGGCCCATCAGATGATGGTTGGAAGACGTCGAAGCGCTATAATATTAATTTAGCTCGCTAGTCCTATTAACCTAGTCCTAATAACTAATTTTACTCGAAGCATCAAATATTATATCTAATTGGTGTTTTTCTTGTGCGTGCCCCGGCCCGTTGGCGTTTGTTTAGGACATAAATGAACTACTCCACTCACCCCTAGCCTAAATACAAGCCCAAGCGATATTCTCTCTCTCGAAATGGCTCTTCTCACAATTAATTAAAATCTAAGAACATGAACAACGAAACTCCAGTGCAGTTTTCTTTTACATCTATTCTTCTTATTTTTGCTACTTAATCAATGCAGTAAACAAGCAGCAACTCCAACATAAGGTCTGATTGCCAAACTCCACTATGCGTCTATGCTACGCTAGCTTCGCCTTGCTATGACGTAGAGCATTTCCAAGAGTTTAACAAATGGAGTTGGCATCCTTGATTTTTAGCAAAAATGCTTAAAATACCCCTCCAATAGTTTGGCAAATGACTTGGCAAAATATGGCAACTTGGCATAATCCTCTCTCACCGCGCATATATGGCAACTTGGGAAAGGGCTTGGCAAATCCTCTCTCTGCTTGCATGCTGTGTACTGACCACAAAAATAAAGTCTTCTCCCTACTTGCATGCTGCATATtgcctttttttattttgccaAGTCCGAAATAGCAAACTATTGGAGATTTTTTACTTGACAAATAGTTTTGAGAGTTGGCAAATCTTGTGATTTGCCAAATAGAATATAGCAAACTTTTGAAGATTCTCTAAGTGAATTCAACTATAGGAGTTGCTGTAAGTTTTCAAAACGAAACACAATATAAATCAATGACAAATCTTCCTTAAAATCAAACTAGGAGGACTTGAATTTGGATGGTCTAGGCGTACATCCCACGTCCATAATGATTTGCTCGATATGGAACTCTAAAACAAAATCTGGACTTCTAACTGTTGTATCAAACACCACAAATGCTAGCAGTATATTGAATTATTGATGATTGCTTATACATCACTCGGCCCATATAAGCCCCGTGGCGTAGCTATTGCAGCCCATCCATAATGGACCCAAATACATACCAAGCTATTTTCcctctttttatttgtttttatttttccatTCCAATCTATATTGTTACTTTTGCCTAATCATATTAACATCACATAAACATAGATCTTtacataacctagttcatgacagATCAATCTAATACGAAAAAGATTGATAGATCGTTATATCGGCGTTAGCAATAGCAGCCATGGATGCCCCAGCCatagaggaagtagtcgtacgTGTCAGTGTAGGAGCAACAAGATAGCGATGTCCCTCGGGTCGCCAACGGCACTGTCCTGGGCGAGCACTTGGCCTTTCATGCCCCTCCAGTACCCTTAGCGATCCGACCTGAGGTAGATAGAGTTTTAAAAACATGATTTGACTGCTAACCACATCCTTaatatttataggcactgtggggctaTGAACTAACATCTGTTTGGAAATAAATTAATGGATTTGCTGATCATAGTCCATTCATCATTAGATTTCCTAGTCAAGTTTAGGTGGTTTCAACGTTTTCTTAATAATCTATTATAATTTCCTTAACAGTTAAGATCACAATCctaaccaaaaatattttcaacatATATATAACTAATCATGTTTATTGTTTACAATTTTATACATTTATATTGTTTTAGTATTTTTAAAACTTGACCAACAATCGAATACTAATTTACTCAACATTTTAAATAAACTAGTTTAAAAGTTTATTAAAACATTAATTGTTCATTCAAAATATTGAAGTGGTACATCCAAAAAGGTTGAAATAGTAGAATTCAAATGTAGACTTTTTCATAAACAAGCTAAATAAGAAAACTAAACACATATTACATCTCAATTATTAAGTTTATTCTACATAACATGGTGGTTTTGAAAACATACTCATGATCTAAAAGAAAAGGTACAGTTTCAAGTTTGACATATGGCACGCACCAAATTGTGACATATGGCACGCACCGATTGGTTTACTTTCACCCATTTCATCTCAGCTATCTATCTCTTGTGGTGCTAATCTCATACATTAAGATGATCAAAAAAAGATCTCATACATTAAAAAGTTTCGTAAACTCAAGTTtaacttttttttataaaaactgCCCGACGGTTAGCATCTCCCTTATCTCCTTGCTTGTTTCGAAGGCTCGGCAAAAGAAACCCGGCCCTGGCAGTACCAGACACGGCGGCACTCCCGTTGTTCCCATCCATGGCTTGCATTGCCAGCTACACAGCTGTGAATGTGGGCTGCTTGTGATTCGTTTTCTCTCTCCTGTCAGTTTGCTAATTTTGCTTGCTTGGTTGCATGCTCAGCAGAGATTTCTCCTGCCCAACCAACCGCGCAACGAAGCatgacctcctcctcctcctccctctgctgcttcctgacttcctcccctcctcccatCTACTGCTACTTTAGCTGCTCCTCACCTAGCAGCTTCCCCTCGCAAGCTCGATCATCCGCGGGCAATGCATGGATCCGTCCTCGAGCTTCTTCATCATCTTGTTCACTTGACCTCTTCTCTTCTCCTTCCACTCACTTCCACTTGCCTAGTTATTGTAGCTTTCTTGGTTGATCGATCTTGATCCGACGCGATCAAGCTGCTTAATTTAGTTTCATATCTCGGTGATCCCGTTCCATCGATCCATCAACCACCACCATGGGCGATGCGGCTGTGCTCAGTAGCAGCGCCACTCGGCACAGCTGCAAGGTGTGCCGGAAGGGCTTCCCCTGCGGCCGATCGCTCGGCGGCCACATGCGCTCGCATTCCCTGGCCGAGGTGGAGACCGCCGTGGAGGACGATGCTGATGACAATGgtgaggagcagcagcaacaacggCGGGGCTCGGATTGCCTGATGGTTCCGGCCGCCGGGGGTTATGGGCTGAGGGAGAACCCCAAGAAGACGCGACGGCTCTCGGGCCTCGATGGCGGCGGTCGCCAGGACGAGTGCGGCCATGGCGACCGCGGTGAGCTGCTCCCGCCATGCGCTCCGGAGGTGGGCCGCGAGCGCCGCCATGCTCCCGGAGCTGGCATGGAGGCGGAAGCGGAGCGGGAGCAGGAGGACGCCATGCTGATCCCGACCGAGCCGGCTGTCGGCCTGATGCcggcgccgaggcggaggcggcgctccatGCGCGTTCCggcccccgcgccgccacctgcgTTTGACAAGGAACCGGAGGACGTCGCGCTCTGCCTCATCATGCTGTCGCGCGACATCCTGCACCGCCGGGACTCCACGGTTGCAGGCGCCGAGTACTCGCCGGAGAAAGGCAGGAGGAGGCGGGATTACCACCACGACACCGACTCCGACGACGCCTCTGCTCTCTTCCAGTACGCCGACGTCGAGATCAGCACCAAGACCAACAACAAGAGGAAGCCCAATCGcagcctcgccggcgacgagaagCGGGCTCGGTACGAGTGCCCCGGCTGCGGCAGGGCCTTCCAGTCCTACCAGGCGCTCGGCGGCCACCGCGCCAGCCACAAGCGCATCAACAGCAACTGCAGCATCGCCAAGGTCGCGCCTGATCAGGCCGAGCTGAGCATCGAGACCAACGCGTCCTTCAACACGGCGTCACCGGACGCCGACTACGCCGCAGACGTTGCGCACAACACTGCGGTGGTGGCCCTGAAGGCGAAGCCGCAGAAGGCGATCAAGTTCGAGTGCCCCATCTGCTTCAAGGTGTTTGGGTCAGGGCAAGCGCTCGGCGGGCACAAGCGGTCGCACTTGATCGCTGGCGAGCTCTACGAGCGCGCGCATGCTGACGGAGACGCTGGTATCGATGAACCCGAGCAGCCTATGATCGCCGATGGGTTTCTTGATCTCAACCTGCCAGCTCCAGGAGCTGAGGATTGAAGCATGGCTGGTTGAATTGGGTATGTACAGACTCGGATTCAATTGATTCTTTGGAGTTTCAAGTTAGAACTTAGAAGTGAGCTTGGGGGGAATAAACAATGCAACTTGATAGTTTTGCTCGATTCAGCAAGCTTTTTCAAGCTATTCTTTTTACtaggtctttttggtcttcttCATATGCAGAGAGTAATAACAAACAATAAGAACTTCATCTTCTGAAATTGGAGAAACTGAACTGATACAATGAAAGGCTTTCAATTTGGCTCGGCATTACCTTTCTCACTTTGAGTTCAGTCAATAATATCTTCAGCTTTCACAAGAATCTGCTCATTATTTTGTTTTGTTGCCTCTGTATATCTGATTTAAGAGTACATGGAATCTGCTAGCCTTTTTACCGGTTACAATTCATAACAAGAAGCAGTGGCAGCTTACTGGCACAAGGACTGCATTCTCTTGATACTGGTGGTTGGTTACATTAGGCAAAGATTGAAGCAACAAGCAGGTCTATCGGCGGCTCCCTTTCCATCTATCATTTCT
This window contains:
- the LOC120691748 gene encoding zinc finger protein ZAT4-like; protein product: MGDAAVLSSSATRHSCKVCRKGFPCGRSLGGHMRSHSLAEVETAVEDDADDNGEEQQQQRRGSDCLMVPAAGGYGLRENPKKTRRLSGLDGGGRQDECGHGDRGELLPPCAPEVGRERRHAPGAGMEAEAEREQEDAMLIPTEPAVGLMPAPRRRRRSMRVPAPAPPPAFDKEPEDVALCLIMLSRDILHRRDSTVAGAEYSPEKGRRRRDYHHDTDSDDASALFQYADVEISTKTNNKRKPNRSLAGDEKRARYECPGCGRAFQSYQALGGHRASHKRINSNCSIAKVAPDQAELSIETNASFNTASPDADYAADVAHNTAVVALKAKPQKAIKFECPICFKVFGSGQALGGHKRSHLIAGELYERAHADGDAGIDEPEQPMIADGFLDLNLPAPGAED